From a region of the Citricoccus muralis genome:
- a CDS encoding RNA-binding S4 domain-containing protein, whose translation MSEHPSPDTPHHHRRAPEAPSAHPAPLEIRDEMIRLGQALKLANLVEDGADARAVIEAGLVQVNGDPETRRGRQLHPGDVFEFSGEAVKVVPSGG comes from the coding sequence ATGTCCGAACACCCGAGCCCCGATACCCCGCACCATCACCGCCGCGCCCCCGAGGCCCCGTCCGCCCATCCGGCACCGCTGGAGATCCGCGACGAGATGATCCGCCTGGGGCAGGCCCTGAAGCTGGCCAACCTGGTCGAGGACGGCGCGGACGCACGCGCGGTGATCGAGGCTGGCCTGGTCCAGGTCAACGGGGATCCGGAGACCCGCCGCGGCCGCCAGTTGCACCCCGGGGACGTGTTCGAGTTCTCCGGCGAGGCCGTGAAGGTGGTCCCGTCCGGGGGCTGA
- a CDS encoding VOC family protein, producing MGMMRLDHVSYAVGPEEGLAATVARLAETLGIERVKGGVHPRFGTRNAIFPLRNRQYLEVVEVLDHPSSEKAPFGQAVRARSEMGGGWMGWCVTVDDLAPFEERLERQSVPGNRKFPDGRELTWRQIGIKGLIADPQVPYLLRWDEGTEELHPSQAHTPQAELSSITIAGSRDRVRGWLGLDDPEETVGDLNVVFESPSGTPGILEVTFETPKGTITL from the coding sequence ATGGGCATGATGCGCCTGGATCACGTCTCGTACGCCGTTGGACCCGAAGAAGGACTCGCCGCCACGGTGGCCCGTCTCGCCGAAACGCTCGGCATCGAGCGCGTCAAGGGCGGTGTCCACCCCCGCTTCGGCACGCGCAATGCGATCTTCCCGCTGCGCAACCGCCAGTACCTCGAAGTGGTCGAGGTCCTGGACCACCCGTCCTCCGAGAAGGCCCCGTTCGGCCAGGCTGTGCGCGCCCGCTCCGAGATGGGCGGCGGCTGGATGGGCTGGTGTGTCACCGTAGACGACCTCGCACCATTCGAGGAGCGCCTGGAGCGCCAGTCCGTTCCCGGCAACCGGAAGTTCCCGGACGGCCGTGAACTCACGTGGCGCCAGATCGGTATCAAGGGCCTCATCGCCGACCCGCAGGTCCCGTACCTCCTACGCTGGGATGAGGGCACCGAGGAACTGCACCCCTCACAGGCCCACACACCCCAGGCCGAGCTGTCCTCCATCACGATCGCCGGCTCCCGCGACCGGGTGCGCGGCTGGCTGGGCCTGGACGATCCGGAGGAGACGGTCGGGGACCTCAACGTGGTCTTCGAATCACCCTCCGGCACCCCCGGCATCCTTGAAGTCACCTTCGAGACCCCCAAGGGCACCATCACCCTGTAG
- a CDS encoding alpha/beta hydrolase, which produces MTEPQTPDPSHSEPTEPFVRWSRPQAERGGTHLLVVLHGYGADENDLFGIVPELPEKFTIASVRAPLVMDHGGYTWFPLTNSLESSPLAVRAAIEDLQEWVTAHRQNFASTSLLGFSMGMAMATSLLRREPEAYACVVGLSGFAIDPTMAPGAGTAAPAAGVVPSEVSGAGPLAGFFDDEAVKAVKPKVFWGRDQADPVITPDKIEYTHAWMNEHVDMTKVLYAGIGHGIGPQELRHVGEFLDYVVK; this is translated from the coding sequence ATGACCGAACCGCAGACTCCCGACCCGTCCCACTCCGAGCCCACCGAACCGTTCGTCCGCTGGTCTCGTCCCCAGGCCGAGCGCGGGGGAACGCACCTGCTGGTGGTGCTGCACGGCTACGGTGCGGACGAGAACGACCTGTTCGGGATCGTTCCGGAGCTGCCGGAGAAGTTCACCATCGCCTCTGTGCGGGCACCGCTGGTCATGGATCACGGTGGCTACACGTGGTTCCCGCTGACCAACTCCCTGGAGTCCTCACCGCTGGCGGTGCGGGCAGCCATCGAGGACCTCCAGGAGTGGGTGACGGCCCACCGGCAGAACTTCGCGAGCACCTCCCTGCTGGGATTCTCCATGGGCATGGCCATGGCCACCTCGCTGCTGCGCCGGGAACCGGAGGCCTATGCCTGTGTCGTCGGACTCTCGGGGTTCGCGATCGACCCCACCATGGCGCCCGGTGCGGGGACCGCAGCCCCGGCGGCCGGCGTCGTGCCCTCCGAGGTGTCCGGTGCCGGCCCCCTGGCCGGATTCTTCGACGACGAGGCGGTCAAGGCGGTCAAGCCCAAGGTGTTCTGGGGCCGGGACCAGGCCGATCCGGTCATCACGCCGGACAAGATCGAGTACACGCACGCCTGGATGAACGAGCACGTGGACATGACCAAGGTGCTCTACGCCGGGATCGGCCACGGCATCGGCCCGCAGGAACTGCGCCACGTGGGGGAGTTCCTGGACTACGTGGTGAAGTAG
- a CDS encoding O-acetylhomoserine aminocarboxypropyltransferase/cysteine synthase family protein, protein MTDTPNSTPTTEAANPAQWGFETRQVHAGIPEENPYGATVLPIIQSNSFDFPSAEVAADRFALKDLGPIYSRIGNPTQEAVEGKIAALEGGVGALLVASGQAATNFSILNLAGAGDHVVVSASLYGGTQNLFKHTLAKIGVTTTFVQDPDDLDEWRNAIQDNTKALFGETLGNPRGDVLDIRNIADIAHGAGVPLIVDNTLATPYLLRPIEHGADIVVHSATKYLGGHAAAMGGVIVDGGTFDFAAQPERFPGFNTPDESYNGIVFARDLGVDGILGANLAFVLKARVQLLRDYGSAISPFNAFLINLGLETLSLRMERHVANARQVAEYLDGHSLAETVIYPGLASSPWHERAKQYLPQGPAGFVSFEIAGGREAGARFVDALRLHHHVANIGDVRSLVIHPASTTHSQLTEEEQRAAGVTPGLVRLSVGVESIEDILADLDNGFAAADVSA, encoded by the coding sequence ATGACTGACACCCCCAACAGCACCCCGACCACCGAGGCCGCCAATCCGGCCCAGTGGGGCTTCGAGACCCGCCAGGTCCATGCTGGGATACCGGAGGAGAATCCCTACGGCGCCACCGTGCTGCCGATCATCCAGTCGAACTCCTTCGACTTCCCCTCTGCCGAGGTCGCCGCAGACCGCTTCGCGCTGAAGGACCTGGGCCCGATCTACTCCCGCATCGGCAATCCCACCCAGGAAGCCGTGGAGGGCAAGATCGCCGCACTCGAGGGCGGGGTCGGCGCATTGCTGGTGGCCTCGGGCCAAGCGGCCACCAACTTCTCGATCCTCAACCTCGCCGGAGCCGGCGACCATGTGGTCGTCTCCGCCTCCCTGTACGGCGGCACGCAGAACCTCTTCAAGCACACCCTGGCCAAGATCGGCGTGACCACCACCTTCGTGCAGGACCCGGACGACCTGGACGAGTGGCGGAACGCGATCCAGGACAACACCAAGGCCCTGTTCGGTGAGACCCTCGGCAACCCCCGCGGGGACGTGCTGGACATCCGCAACATCGCGGACATCGCCCACGGGGCCGGGGTGCCGCTGATCGTGGACAACACGCTGGCCACCCCGTACCTGCTGCGTCCGATCGAGCACGGTGCGGACATCGTGGTCCACTCCGCCACCAAGTACCTCGGTGGCCACGCTGCCGCCATGGGCGGTGTGATCGTGGACGGCGGCACCTTCGACTTCGCCGCGCAGCCGGAGCGGTTCCCCGGCTTCAACACCCCGGATGAGAGCTACAACGGGATCGTCTTCGCCCGGGACCTCGGAGTGGACGGCATCCTCGGCGCCAACCTGGCCTTCGTGCTCAAGGCCCGGGTCCAGTTGCTGCGCGACTACGGCAGCGCGATCAGCCCCTTCAACGCGTTCCTCATCAACTTGGGACTCGAGACCCTGTCCCTGCGCATGGAGCGGCACGTAGCGAACGCCCGCCAGGTGGCCGAGTACCTGGACGGCCACTCCTTGGCCGAGACGGTCATCTACCCGGGGCTGGCCTCCAGCCCGTGGCATGAGCGCGCCAAGCAGTACCTGCCGCAGGGCCCGGCTGGCTTCGTCTCCTTCGAGATCGCCGGCGGCCGCGAGGCCGGCGCCAGGTTCGTGGACGCGCTGCGCCTGCACCACCATGTGGCCAACATCGGTGACGTCCGCTCGCTCGTCATCCACCCGGCATCCACCACGCACTCCCAGCTCACCGAGGAGGAGCAGCGTGCCGCCGGCGTGACCCCCGGCCTGGTCCGCCTGTCCGTGGGCGTGGAGAGCATCGAGGACATCCTGGCCGATCTTGACAACGGCTTCGCCGCGGCCGACGTGAGCGCCTAG
- the metX gene encoding homoserine O-acetyltransferase MetX, protein MTTTTPQPTATDLPDGGLHIQRIGALDFETGGHLPEAEIAYETWGRLNAEKSNAVLVLHALTGSTHVAASSGDPEEGWWEGVVGPGCAIDTNTWFVIAPNILGGCYGSTGPSSLDPEGAPWGSRFPFTTIRDSVHAEARLADALGIERFQAVIGGSMGGARALEWAAAYPERVAGMAVIACGAHSTAEQIAFAQAQVQSITLDPNFRGGDYYPGPTPDGGLGIARKIAHITYRSEPDMVSRFGRAAQPEENPFGEPARRQGRYQVESYLDYQAAKLVKRFDANSYLVLTEALMSHDVSRGRGTEAEVLGSIQVTPFIAAVESDRLYFPGQSQELARQLPGDVPVHMIDSPIGHDGFLTDLDQVAAEMTRVLGL, encoded by the coding sequence ATGACCACCACCACCCCCCAGCCGACCGCCACGGACCTGCCCGATGGCGGCCTGCACATCCAGCGCATCGGCGCCCTGGACTTCGAGACCGGCGGGCACCTGCCGGAGGCGGAGATCGCCTACGAGACCTGGGGCAGGCTCAACGCCGAGAAGTCGAACGCCGTGCTGGTGCTGCATGCCCTGACCGGGTCCACGCACGTGGCGGCCTCCTCCGGTGATCCGGAGGAGGGCTGGTGGGAGGGAGTCGTCGGCCCCGGCTGCGCCATCGACACCAACACCTGGTTCGTGATCGCCCCGAACATCCTGGGCGGTTGCTACGGGAGTACCGGACCGTCCTCGCTGGACCCGGAGGGTGCACCCTGGGGCTCCCGCTTCCCGTTCACCACCATCCGCGATTCCGTCCATGCCGAGGCGCGGTTGGCCGACGCGCTGGGCATTGAGCGCTTCCAGGCGGTGATCGGCGGCTCCATGGGAGGCGCCCGCGCTCTGGAGTGGGCCGCCGCCTACCCCGAACGTGTGGCCGGCATGGCCGTCATCGCCTGCGGCGCGCACTCGACCGCCGAGCAGATCGCCTTCGCCCAGGCACAGGTGCAGTCCATCACCCTGGACCCGAACTTCCGCGGCGGAGACTACTACCCGGGCCCGACGCCGGACGGCGGCCTGGGCATCGCCCGCAAGATCGCGCACATCACCTACCGGTCCGAACCGGACATGGTCTCCCGCTTCGGACGCGCCGCGCAGCCCGAGGAGAACCCGTTCGGCGAGCCGGCCCGGCGGCAGGGGCGCTACCAGGTCGAGTCCTACCTGGACTACCAGGCGGCCAAGCTGGTCAAGCGCTTCGACGCCAACAGCTACCTGGTGCTGACCGAGGCCCTGATGAGCCACGACGTCTCCCGCGGCCGCGGCACGGAAGCGGAGGTGCTGGGCTCCATCCAGGTGACACCGTTCATCGCCGCCGTCGAGTCCGACCGCCTGTATTTCCCGGGCCAGTCCCAGGAGCTCGCCCGCCAGCTGCCCGGCGACGTCCCGGTGCACATGATCGATTCGCCGATCGGTCATGACGGGTTCCTGACGGACCTGGACCAGGTGGCCGCGGAGATGACGCGGGTGCTCGGACTCTAG
- a CDS encoding glycine--tRNA ligase yields MAPKTTLDQVISLAKRRGFVFQAGEIYGGSRSAWDYGPLGVELKDNIKTQWWNTFVRGREDMVGLDSAIILPSAVWNASGHVATFTDPLVECTSCHKRHRQDHLIEGFVAKKGRAPTGGIGGMDEIACPDCGTRGSWTEPQMFSGLMKTFLGPVDNEEGLHYLRPETAQGIFVNFLNVVNAARRKPPFGIGQIGKAFRNEITPGNFIFRTREFEQMEIEYFTHPDAATEHFDTWVEACWNWFIDLGINPDNMRRFDVPDGERAHYSDATIDLEYKFGFAGSEWGELMGIANRTDFDLNSHTEASGTKMQYFDQTSGERYTPYVIEPSFGLTRSMMAFLVDAYREEEAPNTKGGTDVRTVLGLDPRLAPVKAAVLPLSRKEELVPTAKRLADELRGVWNIDYDDAGAIGRRYRRQDEIGTPFCITVDFDSLEDQAVTIRERDSMSQERVALDQVRGWLFERLSK; encoded by the coding sequence ATGGCCCCCAAGACCACCCTCGACCAGGTCATCTCCCTCGCGAAGCGACGCGGCTTCGTGTTCCAGGCCGGAGAGATCTACGGCGGCTCCCGCTCGGCGTGGGACTACGGGCCCCTGGGCGTGGAGCTCAAGGACAACATCAAGACGCAGTGGTGGAACACGTTCGTGCGCGGCCGTGAGGACATGGTCGGCCTCGACTCCGCCATCATCCTTCCCTCGGCCGTGTGGAACGCCTCCGGTCACGTGGCCACCTTCACGGACCCACTGGTCGAGTGCACGTCCTGCCACAAGCGCCACCGCCAGGACCACCTCATCGAGGGCTTCGTGGCCAAGAAGGGCCGCGCCCCCACCGGCGGGATCGGCGGCATGGACGAGATCGCCTGCCCCGATTGCGGCACGCGCGGGTCCTGGACCGAGCCGCAGATGTTCTCCGGGCTGATGAAGACCTTCCTGGGCCCGGTGGACAACGAGGAGGGCCTGCACTACCTGCGCCCCGAGACCGCCCAGGGCATCTTCGTGAACTTCCTCAACGTGGTCAACGCCGCCCGGCGCAAGCCCCCGTTCGGCATCGGCCAGATCGGCAAGGCCTTCCGCAACGAGATCACGCCGGGCAACTTCATCTTCCGCACCCGCGAGTTCGAGCAGATGGAGATCGAGTACTTCACCCATCCTGATGCCGCCACCGAGCACTTCGACACGTGGGTGGAGGCCTGTTGGAACTGGTTCATCGACCTGGGCATCAACCCGGACAACATGCGCCGCTTCGATGTCCCGGACGGCGAGCGCGCCCATTACTCCGATGCCACGATCGACCTGGAGTACAAGTTCGGCTTCGCCGGATCCGAGTGGGGCGAGCTCATGGGCATCGCCAACCGCACGGACTTCGATCTGAACTCCCACACCGAGGCCTCCGGCACGAAGATGCAGTACTTCGACCAGACCTCGGGGGAGCGCTACACCCCGTACGTGATCGAGCCCAGCTTCGGCCTCACGCGGTCCATGATGGCCTTCCTGGTGGACGCCTACCGCGAAGAGGAGGCGCCCAACACCAAGGGCGGCACCGATGTGCGCACCGTGCTCGGCCTCGACCCTCGGCTGGCCCCGGTCAAGGCCGCCGTCCTGCCGCTCTCCCGCAAGGAGGAGCTCGTGCCCACCGCCAAGCGCCTGGCCGACGAGCTCCGGGGCGTGTGGAACATCGACTATGACGACGCCGGCGCCATCGGCCGCCGATACCGCCGCCAGGACGAGATCGGCACCCCGTTCTGCATCACCGTGGACTTCGACTCCCTCGAGGACCAGGCCGTCACCATCCGCGAACGCGACTCCATGTCCCAGGAGCGCGTGGCCCTGGACCAGGTGCGCGGCTGGTTGTTCGAGCGGCTGTCCAAGTAA
- a CDS encoding SGNH/GDSL hydrolase family protein gives MSGSSASSTSSTSLHSDAPLHPIHPWRRYVALGDSFTEGIGDPDPQRPGYHRGWADRVAEELAHRVPDTEHFSYANLAIRGRLIDQIAAEQTTPAFELQPDLITLCAGGNDVIRPGGDPDAIAEKLDDLVGNLAASGATVVLFTGPDIRDTPVMGRIRGKVAIYNENVHTVALRHEAVVADLWALRELTRKEMWAEDRLHFSPIGHHTITTMVLETLNVPHDLVPLEPKPPVPRTWRQARTEDVLWARSHLMPWVLRRLRRQSSGDGLSPKRPLAEPMFGHPMPPGADTSGQ, from the coding sequence ATGTCTGGTTCCTCGGCTTCCTCGACTTCCTCGACTTCCTTGCACTCCGATGCTCCCCTGCACCCGATCCACCCCTGGCGCCGCTACGTGGCTCTGGGCGACTCGTTCACCGAGGGCATCGGCGACCCGGACCCGCAGCGGCCCGGCTACCACCGCGGTTGGGCGGACCGGGTGGCCGAGGAACTCGCCCATCGCGTCCCGGATACCGAGCACTTCTCCTATGCCAACCTGGCCATCCGCGGCCGGCTGATCGACCAGATCGCCGCCGAGCAGACCACGCCGGCCTTCGAGCTGCAGCCGGACCTCATCACCCTCTGCGCCGGCGGGAACGACGTGATCCGGCCGGGCGGGGACCCGGATGCGATCGCGGAGAAGCTCGACGATCTCGTCGGGAACCTCGCCGCCAGCGGGGCCACCGTGGTGCTCTTCACCGGCCCTGACATCCGGGACACTCCCGTGATGGGCCGCATCCGCGGCAAGGTGGCGATCTACAACGAGAACGTGCACACCGTGGCCCTGCGGCACGAGGCCGTGGTCGCGGACCTGTGGGCCCTGCGGGAGCTGACCCGGAAGGAGATGTGGGCCGAGGACCGGCTGCATTTCTCCCCCATCGGCCACCACACAATCACCACCATGGTGCTGGAGACCCTCAATGTCCCCCATGACCTGGTGCCGCTGGAGCCCAAGCCACCGGTGCCACGCACGTGGCGTCAGGCCCGGACCGAGGACGTGCTTTGGGCCCGTTCGCATCTGATGCCCTGGGTACTGCGGCGGTTGCGGCGCCAGTCCTCCGGTGACGGGCTCTCCCCGAAGCGGCCCCTCGCCGAGCCGATGTTCGGACACCCCATGCCGCCGGGCGCGGACACCTCCGGACAATAG